Proteins encoded within one genomic window of Humulus lupulus chromosome 1, drHumLupu1.1, whole genome shotgun sequence:
- the LOC133832737 gene encoding uncharacterized protein LOC133832737, protein MAKKKKSARKPEVGKTLIESNLGEIADGEVHEGEPKVPEFAASSWADKVEAGDYQSSAQKHWNQFKSGKLSFSDQKLEYAEPLVKDGKRIALIDEDEVRNQSANWNSAVICMVLGANPPMAVFEGFIKRVWGHLGISQIARMTMGLIMVKFNDEATRSHVLENGCLHFDRKPVIVRPRTTDLSAIRLIRLVPLWIRLHDLGLQYWGSKCLSALVSTIGKPIMVDKFTRERTRVQFARILVEVELSDNPPRIIHYMNEQGQLVEQGVEYEWLPVKCKKCDGYGHIMTDCLKELMPQSVQKATLPKTSHEIGRDKEKQVLNSTLELAKEQIVDAEAGQGQCLGTREVIKKTTDVEGQK, encoded by the exons atggcgaagaagaagaaatcGGCAAGGAAACCG GAAGTGGGTAAGACCCTAATTGAGTCTAATTTGGGAGAGATCGCTGATGGTGAGGTACATGAAGGTGAGCCAAAAGTTCCTGAGTTTGCTGCGTCTAGCTGGGCGGACAAAGTGGAAGCTGGAGACTATCAATCTTCGGCCCAAAAGCATTGGAATCAATTCAAATCGGGTAAGCTTTCTTTTAGTGATCAGAAACTAGAATATGCAGAACCACTGGTTAAGGATGGTAAGAGGATTGCTCTAATTGATGAGGATGAAGTGAGAAACCAGTCGGCTAACTGGAACTCAGCAGTCATATGTATGGTTCTTGGAGCTAATCCTCCAATGGCTGTGTTTGAAGGATTTATCAAGAGAGTTTGGGGTCATCTAGGGATTTCTCAAATTGCTAGGATGACTATGGGTCTGATAATGGTTAAGTTTAATGATGAGGCTACTCGAAGCCATGTTTTGGAGAATGGTTGCCTTCATTTTGACAGAAAACCAGTGATTGTTCGACCACGGACAACCGATTTGAGTGCGATTCGTTTGATCCGCTTAGTTCCTCTGTGGATTAGACTACATGATCTTGGCCTTCAATATTGGGGAAGCAAATGCCTTAGTGCTTTAGTTAGTACTATAGGCAAACCGATAATGGTCGATAAGTTTACTCGAGAGAGAACTAGGGTTCAGTTTGCTAGGATTTTGGTGGAGGTCGAACTTTCAGATAATCCTCCTAGAATTATACACTATATGAATGAGCAAGGTCAACTAGTGGAGCAAGGGGTGGAATATGAATGGCTGCCTGTCAAATGCAAAAAATGTGATGGTTATGGACATATTATGACTGATTGCCTCAAGGAACTGATGCCACAATCGGTTCAGAAAGCTACTCTACCTAAAACATCTCATGAGATTGGACGGGATAAGGAAAAACAAGTGCTGAATTCAACTCTAGAACTGGCTAAGGAGCAGATTGTAGATGCTGAAGCCGGACAGGGACAATGTTTAGGAACTAGGGAGGTGATTAAGAAGACAACTGATGTTGAGGGccagaaataa
- the LOC133832744 gene encoding uncharacterized protein LOC133832744, whose product MKEAGVNRNLLMDNCNILSWNIRGLNSLKKHIAVLDICSKNKVGIGAILETKMKGIRVQELMANKFKNWDFYTSPVTEGRILIIWRKVFVKGRKALWQGLSQIVRPIFSWMILGDFNAIFTARDRSEGKPVSQMELVDSSHWIAMNHLEALKSTGSFFTWTNNQDGAARIYSKIDHAFINEEWLDGFPNTSAVYNWEIVSDHCSCTISIMPVENMGIKLFRFYNFWTEHVNFKQLVLDNWRQPMKGTGLKSIFLKTMRLKHKLKRFNMDCIGDIGVHFQKAKDQFQEALFLAQHHPSNLMFQDNVKIRAENFRIQEQRYHSFLTQRSKINWLRKGNMNTAFFHACLKKRKEANRIATFINEQGRVVDNYSEVVSHFLNHFRGIMGSPSSISKEIRAAMFSISSIKSLSPNGYGSAFFKVMWQDIGDEVCRAIGQFFETGFIPEELLNTSLSLIPKVDNPIRAVDYRPIAWSLSSVKIIKSVIWEFSAVTGLQINESKSQVFFGGVSAAEKMQMSAELKLSEGSFPLKYLGVPMRPTKWKHEDCDIIIQKIKMRLHTWASRHLSFAGRMQLIHSVLFGLRNYWMNARIIWLHGKKVCLHKAYGGLDFRNGQMWNYTILAKYIWAISEKHDLQWVVNAQLLTCDNMLRFRVPLDSLLCPVLDQIFEWTAFSTWPYEFDRWRTWLSSRNNGFLFHISIMILAAVVHSIWRNCNGCIFDNYSRSATSIAAEVKSLIHHWLNSVSKKKLSSQEQRVLSHFTM is encoded by the exons ATGAAGGAGGCAGGGGTAAATCGCAATCTTCTAATGGATAATTGTAATATCCTTAGCTGGAATATTAGGGGATTGAATAGCTTGAAAAAACATATTGCTGTGTTAGATATTTGTAGTAAGAATAAAGTAGGGATTGGGGCTATTTTGGAGactaaaatgaagggaataagAGTGCAGGAATTAATGGCTAATAAATTCAAGAATTGGGACTTTTATACTAGTCCTGTGACAGAGGGAAGAATCTTGATCATATGGAGGAAAGTGTTTGTCAAA GGGAGGAAGGCCTTATGGCAAGGTTTATCTCAGATTGTTCGTCCAATTTTCTCTTGGATGATTTTAGGCGACTTTAATGCTATTTTTACAGCAAGGGATAGAAGTGAGGGAAAGCCAGTTTCTCAGATGGAACTTGTAGACTCTTCTCATTGGATTGCTATGAATCATTTGGAAGCTCTAAAAAGTACTGGATCCTTTTTTACATGGACTAACAATCAAGATGGAGCTGCTCGTATTTACTCCAAGATAGACCATGCTTTTATAAATGAGGAATGGTTGGATGGATTTCCTAACACTTCAGCTGTGTATAATTGGGAAATAGTTTCAGACCATTGCTCGTGTACCATTTCTATTATGCCAGTAGAGAATATGGGTATAAAGCTTTTCCGGTTCTACAATTTCTGGACTGAACATGTAAACTTTAAGCAGTTGGTTTTAGACAATTGGAGGCAGCCGATGAAGGGGACAGGATTGAAGTCTATTTTTTTGAAGACAATGAGACTAAAGCATAAATTAAAGAGATTCAACATGGACTGTATTGGAGATATAGGAGTCCATTTTCAAAAAGCAAAGGACCAATTTCAGGAAGCTTTATTTCTTGCTCAACACCATCCTAGCAATCTTATGTTTCAAGACAATGTTAAGATTAGAGCTGAAAATTTTAGAATTCAAGAGCAAAGATATCACAGTTTTTTGACTCAAAGAAGTAAGATAAATTGGCTGAGAAAAGGTAATATGAATACTGCCTTTTTTCATGCATGTTTGAAGAAGCGTAAGGAGGCTAATAGAATAGCAACTTTCATAAATGAGCAAGGAAGGGTGGTGGATAATTACTCTGAAGTTGTTTCTCATTTTTTGAATCATTTTAGAGGTATAATGGGGAGTCCCAGTTCTATTTCCAAG GAAATCAGAGCTGCCATGTTCAGTATTTCTAGCATCAAATCTCTGAGCCCAAATGGTTATGGTTCAGCTTTCTTTAAGGTGATGTGGCAAGACATAGGTGATGAAGTTTGTAGAGCTATAGGTCAATTTTTTGAGACAGGCTTCATACCAGAAGAGTTACTGAATACTTCATTGTCCTTGATTCCTAAAGTTGACAATCCTATTCGGGCAGTGGATTACAGGCCTATTGCAT GGTCTCTGTCATCAGTAAAAATTATTAAGAGCGTGATTTGGGAGTTTAGTGCTGTGACAGGGCTTCAAATTAATGAGAGCAAGTCTCAGGTCTTCTTTGGGGGAGTTTCAGCTGCTGAAAAAATGCAAATGTCTGCTGAATTGAAACTGTCAGAGGGATCATTTCCACTTAAATACCTTGGTGTTCCAATGAGACCTACCAAATGGAAGCATGAAGATTGTGACATCATCATTCAAAAAATCAAAATGAGATTACACACTTGGGCAAGTAGGCACCTGTCATTTGCTGGCAGAATGCAACTGATTCATTCTGTTCTTTTTGGGCTGAGGAActattggatga ATGCAAGAATCATATGGCTTCATGGGAAAAAGGTCTGTCTTCATAAGGCTTATGGGGGGCTCGACTTCAGAAATGGACAGATGTGGAATTATACTATATTGGCTAAGTATATATGGGCAATCTCTGAGAAGCATGATTTGCAGTGG GTTGTCAATGCTCAGCTACTTACTTGTGATAACATGCTTCGGTTCAGAGTGCCTCTTGACTCTTTATTGTGCCCG GTGTTGGATCAAATTTTTGAGTGGACGGCATTCAGTACTTGGCCTTATGAGTTTGATAGATGGAGGACCTGGCTTTCTAGCAGAAATAATGGCTTCCTTTTTCATATATCTATCATGATATTAGCAGCTGTAGTACATAGCATCTGGAGGAATTGTAATGGTTGTATTTTTGACAATTACTCTAGGTCTGCTACTAGTATAGCTGCTGAAGTAAAATCTTTAATTCATCATTGGCTTAACAGTGTTAGTAAGAAGAAGCTATCTTCCCAGGAGCAAAGAGTGTTATCACATTTTACTATGTAA